A single genomic interval of Schistocerca americana isolate TAMUIC-IGC-003095 chromosome 2, iqSchAmer2.1, whole genome shotgun sequence harbors:
- the LOC124593844 gene encoding protein DEK-like, producing the protein MKSVSVHKREESEEKNDGEDNEDVDGENENSGDETVLLLDQRLEISGAIERMEVERFTEEFNGPKETKAIEIPKGKGSPLGEIPRTEAFIKKFKADALKQLDRVLFSTAGKVTLIRNNICVLDIEKKGKRDELVERIVTFLLEPKSFGALVPDSRSNCSTTQKANNKRYSESENETEKRTPRSKGAKAHRKILREDSSDGEDNMDKDRKDLSNSENKAADKEDESDKEGEEDEPDEEDTSGDSESNSESKKGHRSQSKKTSKKANAKKTTNREPEKKSSAKKRKSSSKSDDKSSSEDKPLSKRQRHHLQMKKQSCMQRNFGRS; encoded by the exons ATGAAGTCTGTTTCTGTGCACAAAAGAGAAGAAAGTGAAGAAAAGAATGATGGTGAGGATAACGAGGATGTTGACGGAGAAAACGAAAACTCGGGGGATGAAACAGTTCTATTGCTGGATCAACGCCTGGAAATATCAGGTGCAATAGAGAGAATGGAGGTGGAAAGATTCACAGAAGAATTCAATGGGCCTAAAGAAACGAAGGCAATTGAAATACCAAAAGGTAAAGGATCTCCCCTAGGTGAAATACCAAGAACTGAGGCATTTATCAAGAAATTCAAGGCTGATGCTTTAAAGCAGCTTGACAGAGTTCTGTTCAGCACAGCTGGGAAGGTCACTCTTATAAGAAACAACATATG TGTTTTAGACATCGAGAAAAAAGGAAAACGTGATGAACTTGTAGAGAGAATTGTAACATTTTTGTTAGAACCCAAAAGCTTTGGAGCGCTTGTTCCTGACAGCAGATCAAACTGCTCTACAACCCAAAAGGCCAACAACAAGAGATATTCAGAATCGGAAAATGAAACAGAGAAACGAACACCACGTTCAAAGGGGGCTAAAGCGCATAGAAAAATCTTAAGGGAAGATTCATCGGATGGCGAAGACAACATGGACAAAGACAGAAAGGACCTTTCGAATTCAGAAAATAAGGCAGCAGACAAAGAAGATGAAAGTGATAAGGAAGGTGAGGAAGATGAACCTGATGAAGAAGATACCAGTGGTGATTCAGAATCCAATTCAGAATCAAAGAAAGGTCATAGAAGCCAATCTAAAAAAACATCCAAGAAAGCTAATGCTAAAAAGACTACAAACAGAGAGCCTGAGAAGAAATCTTCAGCTAAAAAACGGAAATCCTCTAGTAAGAGTGATGACAAGTCATCATCTGAAGACAAACCCCTCTCAAAAAGACAAAGGCACCACCTACAGATGAAGAAACAAAGTTGTATGCAAAGAAATTTTGGAAGGAGCTAA